In one window of Astyanax mexicanus isolate ESR-SI-001 chromosome 18, AstMex3_surface, whole genome shotgun sequence DNA:
- the LOC103032406 gene encoding membrane frizzled-related protein isoform X4, which yields MAEPEMSRDDCELYKNVFCNPAFEPETDHVEIQDSFKVAISSEPIKRPAARYSSILSVCVVRLRGLWCSWGTLVVSAAVLVLLAVLSLTLALVLTQLNEDSSEEEVLSPLDLWSGVTGPPSLAPNPTIPHPAMSSVAPQLEQEATTYRKCGGVLTDSEGSISSPNHPGPYPPDSMCVWVIRVSPPSLVQLHISSLAVEGPSPCLFDWVEIREEREQTTTVSRFCGNVAPPTVNTNSSTVWLSFRSDSSIGGNGFIAQYHAILPWQKSCSREEFMCDSGRCLLPVSVCDSQPNCQDHTDEANCSHKHKECGGQKKGPSGSLSSPNHPKPYPHQQLCTWRISAEEGHVIRLRFQNFSLETQDVCEFDYVEVHDSANTGDGRVLGRFCGSGLPPDLTSSGPVMTVVFVADEGVADSGFYASYQVISLSERTCSPDQFACATGECLHQDWLCDGWNDCADGADEQNCNNSTYPPFTSSCEPIEVEMCQGLSYNLTSFPNIWLTIADQREAAEMLHQYKVLMELACFEPLRKLVCTMFLPQCSLRGGVLQPCRSVCSAAEQQCSRVLELFSLTWPFNCHLLPDSLDPMECSLP from the exons ATGGCAGAGCCTGAGATGTCCAGAGATGACTGTGAATTATataag AACGTGTTTTGCAATCCAGCATTTGAGCCAGAAACTGACCATGTTGAAATCCAAGATTCATTTAAAGTTGCTATTTCTTCAGAACCTATAAAGAGGCCTGCAGCAA GATACAGCAgcatactgagtgtgtgtgtggtgcgtcTGAGGGGTCTGTGGTGTAGCTGGGGGACGCTGGTAGTGTCTGCAGCTGTGCTGGTGTTGCTGGCTGTCCTGAGTCTTACTCTAGCTCTTGTTCTTACAC AGTTAAATGAAGACTCCTCTGAAGAGGAAGTACTTTCTCCCCTGGACTTGTGGAGTGGTGTCACAGGTCCACCCAGTCTTGCCCCGAATCCCACCATTCCTCATCCTGCAATGAGCTCTGTGGCCCCACAGCTTGAGCAAGAGGCCACTACTTATAGAA AATGTGGTGGTGTCTTGACAGATTCAGAGGGTTCTATCAGCTCTCCTAACCACCCCGGTCCATACCCTCCTGACTCCATGTGTGTGTGGGTAATCAGGGTGTCTCCTCCCTCTCTAGTCCAGCTCCATATCTCCTCCCTGGCTGTCGAGGGACCGTCCCCATGCCTCTTTGACTGGGTTGAGATCAGAGAAGAAAGAGAGCAGACCACCACAGTTAGCAG GTTCTGTGGCAATGTGGCTCCACCCACTGTGAACACCAATAGCAGCACTGTATGGCTGTCATTCCGGTCTGACAGCAGTATTGGGGGCAACGGCTTCATTGCGCAATACCATGCTATCCTTCCATGGCAAA AAAGCTGCTCCAGAGAGGAGTTCATGTGTGACAGTGGTCGCTGCCTGCTGCCTGTGTCTGTTTGTGACAGTCAGCCAAACTGCCAGGACCACACAGATGAAGCTAACTGCAGCCATAAACACAAGG aGTGTGGAGGCCAAAAGAAAGGACCAAGTGGTTCACTGTCTAGTCCAAATCACCCAAAACCTTATCCTCACCAGCAg CTGTGTACGTGGCGTATATCTGCTGAAGAAGGTCATGTTATCAGACTGAGGTTTCAGAACTTCAGTCTGGAGACTCAGGATGTTTGTGAGTTTGACTATGTGGAGGTGCACGACAGCGCCAACACCGGAGATGGAAGGGTGCTCGGCAG GTTCTGTGGCTCAGGTCTCCCACCTGACCTGACCTCTTCTGGGCCAGTTATGACTGTGGTGTTTGTGGCAGATGAAGGTGTGGCTGACAGTGGCTTTTATGCTTCTTACCAGGTCATCTCTCTCTCAGAAA GAACCTGCAGTCCTGATCAGTTTGCCTGTGCCACAGGAGAGTGTCTCCATCAGGATTGGCTATGTGATGGGTGGAATGACTGTGCAGATGGTGCAGATGAGCAAAACTGCAATAACTCCACCTACCCTCCATTCA CTTCATCCTGTGAGCCCATTGAGGTGGAGATGTGCCAGGGTCTGAGCTATAACCTCACCTCTTTCCCCAACATTTGGCTCACCATTGCTGATCAGAGAGAGGCTGCCGAAATGCTGCACCAGTATAAA GTGCTGATGGAGCTGGCGTGTTTTGAACCCCTGAGGAAGCTGGTGTGTACCATGTTCTTACCACAGTGCAGCCTGCGAGGGGGCGTACTGCAGCCGTGCAGATCCGTTTgctcagcagcagagcagcagtgtAGCCGAGTGCTGGAACTCTTCAGTCTGACCTGGCCTTTTAACTGCCACCTGCTGCCGGACTCCCTCGACCCCATGGAATGCTCCCTCCCTTAA
- the LOC103032406 gene encoding membrane frizzled-related protein isoform X5: MAEPEMSRDDCELYKNVFCNPAFEPETDHVEIQDSFKVAISSEPIKRPAANAGYSSILSVCVVRLRGLWCSWGTLVVSAAVLVLLAVLSLTLALVLTQLNEDSSEEEVLSPLDLWSGVTGPPSLAPNPTIPHPAMSSVAPQLEQEATTYRKCGGVLTDSEGSISSPNHPGPYPPDSMCVWVIRVSPPSLVQLHISSLAVEGPSPCLFDWVEIREEREQTTTVSRFCGNVAPPTVNTNSSTVWLSFRSDSSIGGNGFIAQYHAILPWQKSCSREEFMCDSGRCLLPVSVCDSQPNCQDHTDEANCSHKHKECGGQKKGPSGSLSSPNHPKPYPHQQLCTWRISAEEGHVIRLRFQNFSLETQDVCEFDYVEVHDSANTGDGRVLGRFCGSGLPPDLTSSGPVMTVVFVADEGVADSGFYASYQVISLSERECLHQDWLCDGWNDCADGADEQNCNNSTYPPFSKKYTSSCEPIEVEMCQGLSYNLTSFPNIWLTIADQREAAEMLHQYKVLMELACFEPLRKLVCTMFLPQCSLRGGVLQPCRSVCSAAEQQCSRVLELFSLTWPFNCHLLPDSLDPMECSLP; the protein is encoded by the exons ATGGCAGAGCCTGAGATGTCCAGAGATGACTGTGAATTATataag AACGTGTTTTGCAATCCAGCATTTGAGCCAGAAACTGACCATGTTGAAATCCAAGATTCATTTAAAGTTGCTATTTCTTCAGAACCTATAAAGAGGCCTGCAGCAA ATGCAGGATACAGCAgcatactgagtgtgtgtgtggtgcgtcTGAGGGGTCTGTGGTGTAGCTGGGGGACGCTGGTAGTGTCTGCAGCTGTGCTGGTGTTGCTGGCTGTCCTGAGTCTTACTCTAGCTCTTGTTCTTACAC AGTTAAATGAAGACTCCTCTGAAGAGGAAGTACTTTCTCCCCTGGACTTGTGGAGTGGTGTCACAGGTCCACCCAGTCTTGCCCCGAATCCCACCATTCCTCATCCTGCAATGAGCTCTGTGGCCCCACAGCTTGAGCAAGAGGCCACTACTTATAGAA AATGTGGTGGTGTCTTGACAGATTCAGAGGGTTCTATCAGCTCTCCTAACCACCCCGGTCCATACCCTCCTGACTCCATGTGTGTGTGGGTAATCAGGGTGTCTCCTCCCTCTCTAGTCCAGCTCCATATCTCCTCCCTGGCTGTCGAGGGACCGTCCCCATGCCTCTTTGACTGGGTTGAGATCAGAGAAGAAAGAGAGCAGACCACCACAGTTAGCAG GTTCTGTGGCAATGTGGCTCCACCCACTGTGAACACCAATAGCAGCACTGTATGGCTGTCATTCCGGTCTGACAGCAGTATTGGGGGCAACGGCTTCATTGCGCAATACCATGCTATCCTTCCATGGCAAA AAAGCTGCTCCAGAGAGGAGTTCATGTGTGACAGTGGTCGCTGCCTGCTGCCTGTGTCTGTTTGTGACAGTCAGCCAAACTGCCAGGACCACACAGATGAAGCTAACTGCAGCCATAAACACAAGG aGTGTGGAGGCCAAAAGAAAGGACCAAGTGGTTCACTGTCTAGTCCAAATCACCCAAAACCTTATCCTCACCAGCAg CTGTGTACGTGGCGTATATCTGCTGAAGAAGGTCATGTTATCAGACTGAGGTTTCAGAACTTCAGTCTGGAGACTCAGGATGTTTGTGAGTTTGACTATGTGGAGGTGCACGACAGCGCCAACACCGGAGATGGAAGGGTGCTCGGCAG GTTCTGTGGCTCAGGTCTCCCACCTGACCTGACCTCTTCTGGGCCAGTTATGACTGTGGTGTTTGTGGCAGATGAAGGTGTGGCTGACAGTGGCTTTTATGCTTCTTACCAGGTCATCTCTCTCTCAGAAA GAGAGTGTCTCCATCAGGATTGGCTATGTGATGGGTGGAATGACTGTGCAGATGGTGCAGATGAGCAAAACTGCAATAACTCCACCTACCCTCCATTCAGTAAGAAATACA CTTCATCCTGTGAGCCCATTGAGGTGGAGATGTGCCAGGGTCTGAGCTATAACCTCACCTCTTTCCCCAACATTTGGCTCACCATTGCTGATCAGAGAGAGGCTGCCGAAATGCTGCACCAGTATAAA GTGCTGATGGAGCTGGCGTGTTTTGAACCCCTGAGGAAGCTGGTGTGTACCATGTTCTTACCACAGTGCAGCCTGCGAGGGGGCGTACTGCAGCCGTGCAGATCCGTTTgctcagcagcagagcagcagtgtAGCCGAGTGCTGGAACTCTTCAGTCTGACCTGGCCTTTTAACTGCCACCTGCTGCCGGACTCCCTCGACCCCATGGAATGCTCCCTCCCTTAA
- the LOC103032406 gene encoding membrane frizzled-related protein isoform X1, whose amino-acid sequence MAEPEMSRDDCELYKNVFCNPAFEPETDHVEIQDSFKVAISSEPIKRPAANAGYSSILSVCVVRLRGLWCSWGTLVVSAAVLVLLAVLSLTLALVLTQLNEDSSEEEVLSPLDLWSGVTGPPSLAPNPTIPHPAMSSVAPQLEQEATTYRKCGGVLTDSEGSISSPNHPGPYPPDSMCVWVIRVSPPSLVQLHISSLAVEGPSPCLFDWVEIREEREQTTTVSRFCGNVAPPTVNTNSSTVWLSFRSDSSIGGNGFIAQYHAILPWQKSCSREEFMCDSGRCLLPVSVCDSQPNCQDHTDEANCSHKHKECGGQKKGPSGSLSSPNHPKPYPHQQLCTWRISAEEGHVIRLRFQNFSLETQDVCEFDYVEVHDSANTGDGRVLGRFCGSGLPPDLTSSGPVMTVVFVADEGVADSGFYASYQVISLSERTCSPDQFACATGECLHQDWLCDGWNDCADGADEQNCNNSTYPPFSKKYTSSCEPIEVEMCQGLSYNLTSFPNIWLTIADQREAAEMLHQYKVLMELACFEPLRKLVCTMFLPQCSLRGGVLQPCRSVCSAAEQQCSRVLELFSLTWPFNCHLLPDSLDPMECSLP is encoded by the exons ATGGCAGAGCCTGAGATGTCCAGAGATGACTGTGAATTATataag AACGTGTTTTGCAATCCAGCATTTGAGCCAGAAACTGACCATGTTGAAATCCAAGATTCATTTAAAGTTGCTATTTCTTCAGAACCTATAAAGAGGCCTGCAGCAA ATGCAGGATACAGCAgcatactgagtgtgtgtgtggtgcgtcTGAGGGGTCTGTGGTGTAGCTGGGGGACGCTGGTAGTGTCTGCAGCTGTGCTGGTGTTGCTGGCTGTCCTGAGTCTTACTCTAGCTCTTGTTCTTACAC AGTTAAATGAAGACTCCTCTGAAGAGGAAGTACTTTCTCCCCTGGACTTGTGGAGTGGTGTCACAGGTCCACCCAGTCTTGCCCCGAATCCCACCATTCCTCATCCTGCAATGAGCTCTGTGGCCCCACAGCTTGAGCAAGAGGCCACTACTTATAGAA AATGTGGTGGTGTCTTGACAGATTCAGAGGGTTCTATCAGCTCTCCTAACCACCCCGGTCCATACCCTCCTGACTCCATGTGTGTGTGGGTAATCAGGGTGTCTCCTCCCTCTCTAGTCCAGCTCCATATCTCCTCCCTGGCTGTCGAGGGACCGTCCCCATGCCTCTTTGACTGGGTTGAGATCAGAGAAGAAAGAGAGCAGACCACCACAGTTAGCAG GTTCTGTGGCAATGTGGCTCCACCCACTGTGAACACCAATAGCAGCACTGTATGGCTGTCATTCCGGTCTGACAGCAGTATTGGGGGCAACGGCTTCATTGCGCAATACCATGCTATCCTTCCATGGCAAA AAAGCTGCTCCAGAGAGGAGTTCATGTGTGACAGTGGTCGCTGCCTGCTGCCTGTGTCTGTTTGTGACAGTCAGCCAAACTGCCAGGACCACACAGATGAAGCTAACTGCAGCCATAAACACAAGG aGTGTGGAGGCCAAAAGAAAGGACCAAGTGGTTCACTGTCTAGTCCAAATCACCCAAAACCTTATCCTCACCAGCAg CTGTGTACGTGGCGTATATCTGCTGAAGAAGGTCATGTTATCAGACTGAGGTTTCAGAACTTCAGTCTGGAGACTCAGGATGTTTGTGAGTTTGACTATGTGGAGGTGCACGACAGCGCCAACACCGGAGATGGAAGGGTGCTCGGCAG GTTCTGTGGCTCAGGTCTCCCACCTGACCTGACCTCTTCTGGGCCAGTTATGACTGTGGTGTTTGTGGCAGATGAAGGTGTGGCTGACAGTGGCTTTTATGCTTCTTACCAGGTCATCTCTCTCTCAGAAA GAACCTGCAGTCCTGATCAGTTTGCCTGTGCCACAGGAGAGTGTCTCCATCAGGATTGGCTATGTGATGGGTGGAATGACTGTGCAGATGGTGCAGATGAGCAAAACTGCAATAACTCCACCTACCCTCCATTCAGTAAGAAATACA CTTCATCCTGTGAGCCCATTGAGGTGGAGATGTGCCAGGGTCTGAGCTATAACCTCACCTCTTTCCCCAACATTTGGCTCACCATTGCTGATCAGAGAGAGGCTGCCGAAATGCTGCACCAGTATAAA GTGCTGATGGAGCTGGCGTGTTTTGAACCCCTGAGGAAGCTGGTGTGTACCATGTTCTTACCACAGTGCAGCCTGCGAGGGGGCGTACTGCAGCCGTGCAGATCCGTTTgctcagcagcagagcagcagtgtAGCCGAGTGCTGGAACTCTTCAGTCTGACCTGGCCTTTTAACTGCCACCTGCTGCCGGACTCCCTCGACCCCATGGAATGCTCCCTCCCTTAA
- the LOC103032406 gene encoding membrane frizzled-related protein isoform X3 produces the protein MAEPEMSRDDCELYKNVFCNPAFEPETDHVEIQDSFKVAISSEPIKRPAANAGYSSILSVCVVRLRGLWCSWGTLVVSAAVLVLLAVLSLTLALVLTQLNEDSSEEEVLSPLDLWSGVTGPPSLAPNPTIPHPAMSSVAPQLEQEATTYRKCGGVLTDSEGSISSPNHPGPYPPDSMCVWVIRVSPPSLVQLHISSLAVEGPSPCLFDWVEIREEREQTTTVSRFCGNVAPPTVNTNSSTVWLSFRSDSSIGGNGFIAQYHAILPWQKSCSREEFMCDSGRCLLPVSVCDSQPNCQDHTDEANCSHKHKECGGQKKGPSGSLSSPNHPKPYPHQQLCTWRISAEEGHVIRLRFQNFSLETQDVCEFDYVEVHDSANTGDGRVLGRFCGSGLPPDLTSSGPVMTVVFVADEGVADSGFYASYQVISLSERTCSPDQFACATGECLHQDWLCDGWNDCADGADEQNCNNSTYPPFTSSCEPIEVEMCQGLSYNLTSFPNIWLTIADQREAAEMLHQYKVLMELACFEPLRKLVCTMFLPQCSLRGGVLQPCRSVCSAAEQQCSRVLELFSLTWPFNCHLLPDSLDPMECSLP, from the exons ATGGCAGAGCCTGAGATGTCCAGAGATGACTGTGAATTATataag AACGTGTTTTGCAATCCAGCATTTGAGCCAGAAACTGACCATGTTGAAATCCAAGATTCATTTAAAGTTGCTATTTCTTCAGAACCTATAAAGAGGCCTGCAGCAA ATGCAGGATACAGCAgcatactgagtgtgtgtgtggtgcgtcTGAGGGGTCTGTGGTGTAGCTGGGGGACGCTGGTAGTGTCTGCAGCTGTGCTGGTGTTGCTGGCTGTCCTGAGTCTTACTCTAGCTCTTGTTCTTACAC AGTTAAATGAAGACTCCTCTGAAGAGGAAGTACTTTCTCCCCTGGACTTGTGGAGTGGTGTCACAGGTCCACCCAGTCTTGCCCCGAATCCCACCATTCCTCATCCTGCAATGAGCTCTGTGGCCCCACAGCTTGAGCAAGAGGCCACTACTTATAGAA AATGTGGTGGTGTCTTGACAGATTCAGAGGGTTCTATCAGCTCTCCTAACCACCCCGGTCCATACCCTCCTGACTCCATGTGTGTGTGGGTAATCAGGGTGTCTCCTCCCTCTCTAGTCCAGCTCCATATCTCCTCCCTGGCTGTCGAGGGACCGTCCCCATGCCTCTTTGACTGGGTTGAGATCAGAGAAGAAAGAGAGCAGACCACCACAGTTAGCAG GTTCTGTGGCAATGTGGCTCCACCCACTGTGAACACCAATAGCAGCACTGTATGGCTGTCATTCCGGTCTGACAGCAGTATTGGGGGCAACGGCTTCATTGCGCAATACCATGCTATCCTTCCATGGCAAA AAAGCTGCTCCAGAGAGGAGTTCATGTGTGACAGTGGTCGCTGCCTGCTGCCTGTGTCTGTTTGTGACAGTCAGCCAAACTGCCAGGACCACACAGATGAAGCTAACTGCAGCCATAAACACAAGG aGTGTGGAGGCCAAAAGAAAGGACCAAGTGGTTCACTGTCTAGTCCAAATCACCCAAAACCTTATCCTCACCAGCAg CTGTGTACGTGGCGTATATCTGCTGAAGAAGGTCATGTTATCAGACTGAGGTTTCAGAACTTCAGTCTGGAGACTCAGGATGTTTGTGAGTTTGACTATGTGGAGGTGCACGACAGCGCCAACACCGGAGATGGAAGGGTGCTCGGCAG GTTCTGTGGCTCAGGTCTCCCACCTGACCTGACCTCTTCTGGGCCAGTTATGACTGTGGTGTTTGTGGCAGATGAAGGTGTGGCTGACAGTGGCTTTTATGCTTCTTACCAGGTCATCTCTCTCTCAGAAA GAACCTGCAGTCCTGATCAGTTTGCCTGTGCCACAGGAGAGTGTCTCCATCAGGATTGGCTATGTGATGGGTGGAATGACTGTGCAGATGGTGCAGATGAGCAAAACTGCAATAACTCCACCTACCCTCCATTCA CTTCATCCTGTGAGCCCATTGAGGTGGAGATGTGCCAGGGTCTGAGCTATAACCTCACCTCTTTCCCCAACATTTGGCTCACCATTGCTGATCAGAGAGAGGCTGCCGAAATGCTGCACCAGTATAAA GTGCTGATGGAGCTGGCGTGTTTTGAACCCCTGAGGAAGCTGGTGTGTACCATGTTCTTACCACAGTGCAGCCTGCGAGGGGGCGTACTGCAGCCGTGCAGATCCGTTTgctcagcagcagagcagcagtgtAGCCGAGTGCTGGAACTCTTCAGTCTGACCTGGCCTTTTAACTGCCACCTGCTGCCGGACTCCCTCGACCCCATGGAATGCTCCCTCCCTTAA
- the LOC103032406 gene encoding membrane frizzled-related protein isoform X2 yields MAEPEMSRDDCELYKNVFCNPAFEPETDHVEIQDSFKVAISSEPIKRPAARYSSILSVCVVRLRGLWCSWGTLVVSAAVLVLLAVLSLTLALVLTQLNEDSSEEEVLSPLDLWSGVTGPPSLAPNPTIPHPAMSSVAPQLEQEATTYRKCGGVLTDSEGSISSPNHPGPYPPDSMCVWVIRVSPPSLVQLHISSLAVEGPSPCLFDWVEIREEREQTTTVSRFCGNVAPPTVNTNSSTVWLSFRSDSSIGGNGFIAQYHAILPWQKSCSREEFMCDSGRCLLPVSVCDSQPNCQDHTDEANCSHKHKECGGQKKGPSGSLSSPNHPKPYPHQQLCTWRISAEEGHVIRLRFQNFSLETQDVCEFDYVEVHDSANTGDGRVLGRFCGSGLPPDLTSSGPVMTVVFVADEGVADSGFYASYQVISLSERTCSPDQFACATGECLHQDWLCDGWNDCADGADEQNCNNSTYPPFSKKYTSSCEPIEVEMCQGLSYNLTSFPNIWLTIADQREAAEMLHQYKVLMELACFEPLRKLVCTMFLPQCSLRGGVLQPCRSVCSAAEQQCSRVLELFSLTWPFNCHLLPDSLDPMECSLP; encoded by the exons ATGGCAGAGCCTGAGATGTCCAGAGATGACTGTGAATTATataag AACGTGTTTTGCAATCCAGCATTTGAGCCAGAAACTGACCATGTTGAAATCCAAGATTCATTTAAAGTTGCTATTTCTTCAGAACCTATAAAGAGGCCTGCAGCAA GATACAGCAgcatactgagtgtgtgtgtggtgcgtcTGAGGGGTCTGTGGTGTAGCTGGGGGACGCTGGTAGTGTCTGCAGCTGTGCTGGTGTTGCTGGCTGTCCTGAGTCTTACTCTAGCTCTTGTTCTTACAC AGTTAAATGAAGACTCCTCTGAAGAGGAAGTACTTTCTCCCCTGGACTTGTGGAGTGGTGTCACAGGTCCACCCAGTCTTGCCCCGAATCCCACCATTCCTCATCCTGCAATGAGCTCTGTGGCCCCACAGCTTGAGCAAGAGGCCACTACTTATAGAA AATGTGGTGGTGTCTTGACAGATTCAGAGGGTTCTATCAGCTCTCCTAACCACCCCGGTCCATACCCTCCTGACTCCATGTGTGTGTGGGTAATCAGGGTGTCTCCTCCCTCTCTAGTCCAGCTCCATATCTCCTCCCTGGCTGTCGAGGGACCGTCCCCATGCCTCTTTGACTGGGTTGAGATCAGAGAAGAAAGAGAGCAGACCACCACAGTTAGCAG GTTCTGTGGCAATGTGGCTCCACCCACTGTGAACACCAATAGCAGCACTGTATGGCTGTCATTCCGGTCTGACAGCAGTATTGGGGGCAACGGCTTCATTGCGCAATACCATGCTATCCTTCCATGGCAAA AAAGCTGCTCCAGAGAGGAGTTCATGTGTGACAGTGGTCGCTGCCTGCTGCCTGTGTCTGTTTGTGACAGTCAGCCAAACTGCCAGGACCACACAGATGAAGCTAACTGCAGCCATAAACACAAGG aGTGTGGAGGCCAAAAGAAAGGACCAAGTGGTTCACTGTCTAGTCCAAATCACCCAAAACCTTATCCTCACCAGCAg CTGTGTACGTGGCGTATATCTGCTGAAGAAGGTCATGTTATCAGACTGAGGTTTCAGAACTTCAGTCTGGAGACTCAGGATGTTTGTGAGTTTGACTATGTGGAGGTGCACGACAGCGCCAACACCGGAGATGGAAGGGTGCTCGGCAG GTTCTGTGGCTCAGGTCTCCCACCTGACCTGACCTCTTCTGGGCCAGTTATGACTGTGGTGTTTGTGGCAGATGAAGGTGTGGCTGACAGTGGCTTTTATGCTTCTTACCAGGTCATCTCTCTCTCAGAAA GAACCTGCAGTCCTGATCAGTTTGCCTGTGCCACAGGAGAGTGTCTCCATCAGGATTGGCTATGTGATGGGTGGAATGACTGTGCAGATGGTGCAGATGAGCAAAACTGCAATAACTCCACCTACCCTCCATTCAGTAAGAAATACA CTTCATCCTGTGAGCCCATTGAGGTGGAGATGTGCCAGGGTCTGAGCTATAACCTCACCTCTTTCCCCAACATTTGGCTCACCATTGCTGATCAGAGAGAGGCTGCCGAAATGCTGCACCAGTATAAA GTGCTGATGGAGCTGGCGTGTTTTGAACCCCTGAGGAAGCTGGTGTGTACCATGTTCTTACCACAGTGCAGCCTGCGAGGGGGCGTACTGCAGCCGTGCAGATCCGTTTgctcagcagcagagcagcagtgtAGCCGAGTGCTGGAACTCTTCAGTCTGACCTGGCCTTTTAACTGCCACCTGCTGCCGGACTCCCTCGACCCCATGGAATGCTCCCTCCCTTAA